TAAGATTTTGTAATTAATAGGGAGTTTTCTTCAGAGATCCTTACATTTATGGATGATGCAATGGGGAGGTGGGGGAGACATCACCAAGATTTTTCTTCCTTGTAAGATTTTGTTTGTATGTATCCCAGGCTACATGCATATCAGTAAAGTAGAATATGAGGTTACCCGGCAGCCCCCACGCTCTTTGATGGAATCATCACCCCAAATCCCAAGTTTTCAAACAAGCCATTGAGCTGTTTTTGAAGCTTaattaattccttttttataaattaaaaattatttcacttTTAATTACTACATAACCATTTAAAcatctattaaaaattatatttaaagagaaaaaaaatgtgcaATCGTTGCCCGTCATCGTCATCGATCCATGTTGTAATAgattaagcttttagaaaagtCGTTACCTCTAGCAAAAGAGCCCGGGTCCGAAAGGGTTTGTCACCATCTTTctaaaaggagaaaataaagtaaatctaataagatatttttttctACTCTAAACTTCCATGTTCAACCTCTAAATTTCTTCTTCAAACATATACCACCATAAGTAATGTCATGTTCAAATAGAACTTTGACCTAACCAAAAATTTCTAAGCATAGATCAAATAGGCACCTTGAGGGTCTTAATAAAAGATTTGGGGTCACAAATCTGTAACGCCCATTCAACATATAATCTTTGACCCAAAGATCTCCAAGGAATGCATAGCATTGGGGCCTATCTCAAATAGACCATGCATGCATACCATGCATATCCATATTCTATTCCTAGTGATGGAATTAAACAACCTCATCTTTGACATGCATGTGCATCATGAGGGTTGTAATAAATGTCGTATCATCTAGTGCTAACGAATGGGTCGTGGTTAGGTTAATCTTCTGCCTAACCTAGTGACTTTTTATGTGAAAgagtaaaaattttgatatcagATTAACCTATCGGTTGAATCTAATGGATAAACACGAAAGGATTGTGGATCAAAATCTGGAAGTTTGCAAGTTATGACATGAGAAGATACTGAAGATCTTAATAGGAGACAAGTCAGGGGATCACGTGGTCCAGAAGCGAGACCACGAAATCTGAggtcatttgtttttttgggcACGTACCAGACCTTGCATGGTGAGAGAGGTCCAAAAAGTACAGATAAACAAAGGCAATTAATCACCCTATCCCTTTGTACTGATCACCGATCAAGGGTCCACTGCTGATCATATGTTGTATGCTAAATAATTAGCCGGCCCTAAGCCCACTTGTGAAATTAAGGCTAGCATGCTGTGAAATTTAAGGCTGTGTTACTCTGTCTGTACTATGGGGGTGCATGCTAGGGGTTGAAGGGTGACAATCGGGTGTTATCCTGTCGGGTTGATGGTGCCCTACTCCGGCCAAACCTAAACTTCACCCCTATTTGTTACCAAGggttcaaattttaatttcaacatGGATAAAATGTACATATCAGCTAGATATTTACAATAATTGATCCTGTTATAATTAGTACACGGGTTAGAGTCATGATGAACATGATTAACTTCGATCTAAATTCTACTACTTTCTTGTCATTATCGAACGGTTATTAGGGGTCGTATTAAAAGTTTTacgataacttttttttatttttttattttttttggtgtaTGGTATGATTGTGTCTGTTCTAGCAACTTATTGAGCTAGGGCCATtgtgtttatatataaaaatgatgcaTTTGATTATAGGTGATGGGATTGTGGTGATAAATGAGTGAGGGGGAACACCATATGATAAGAATTATGAAGGGAGATCGGCTATCAACTTTTGGAAGCATAAGACGCCGCCCCCTATTACCACTTTTTTCCTAGGATTGAATTATATATGGTATAGTGATAGAGTTAATAATACTATTCATATGTTGTTAAGACCCACCAAAGTAGGAAACCAGGCAACCAAAACATTATGAGAGGGTGACACTTTTCTTTCCAAATCAGCGACAAGGATAGATAAGTATGCAGATGAAAAAGCCTAAATTTTGGATGAAGAGAATCAAGAGAGCCATATGCTTGTGAACTGGCAGGCACACACACATGCACATCAGCACAAGGAAAGTATTGGACTGACTGCATTGGGTGAGTGAAGGTGTCTTGGGAAAACTcaagattttttaataatatcgattaaaaattctctttcaaagaATAACTTCACTTAAAATTTAACTGAAATTGTCTATTTAAAATACAACTTTCAAttgaatttcataataatacCGTAGATTTGAAAGTAATCCTATAAATATCATACtttaataaacttttttatttttttatttttaattccgacaAGCTCAATGATCAACCAAAGTCACTGAACTCATGTGCAATTGTGGTTGTGGGTCTGCCCCATTAAAGACATTTACTGTGGTTTTTCCACCAAGTTAAAACCAAGTACTCCCTTGATGATCTTCACCCCACCCTTTCCCCCCACTTGTCCACCTACCtactcttcttctcttctttctttggcacattttcctcttccatcCGGAGGCCAAAACATCAATCCCCACCAAGATTAGCAGAGGTGCTACcgtttaatatattttatttatttctctagttataatatcaaaatatatttttttagtatctatcgaaaaatcatcatttttaagTCTCATCACTTGTATATATCTTTATTCAATGACTTATATCGAacggtttaaattttttatttgataggcATCATAACAATACTTTagtatctttttatttatttatgaaaaataaagtgCTTCTccgagaaaaaaggaaaaaaaaaaaaaaaaaaacaagactaATAAGGGGAGGTATGATAGTCAATGGGCAGGTGTGAAGTCACTAtcattttcaaattccattGGCTTATTGCTTGGGAGTTAATATAGATATGCTatagtttggtaaaataatattCTCTAGCAATGGATCAAGTGACACCGAGATCATTGTCGAGTTTCATTCTAACCACTCAAATTATTGTACCAAgaaggggaagaaaaaaaaataaaaattttgggaagataataataaccaaaattatattattattttacattctACTCACATGTTGTCATGAGTAATAAATAGAGTGCGAGCCAAGGAGTACTACCAACATCCCACATCGaaagattaataataatacaaagTTGTTAGCATGTGCAAGTGTGTTCCAATTTGTCTATATCTCACCTAATCTTTATATCACATCACCATTATTTCTCTCCTCATTTTACTAATTGTAAAATGGCTCACGAATCATACTTTAAATACAAAAGTGTTTTTTCCCCTGATGAATCCATGAAATTAATTGCCACTTTTTGTGATGAGCGGGCGTGCAATgtctttcttttcctctttgtGATCAAAAAGAGGGACAGAATGATTTCAAATCTAGATTCAATCCAAGCTTACTTAAAGGATTTGAACTCTTGCAAAACCTCACGTACGTGATGATAACCAAagaatattatacatatttcatagAAGCATTGCAGCATCGCAGCATCGAATGGAATGTGTGAAAAAGACAATGCAGCAAAGGTGATTTAGGGGAGGTGggacaaaagaaaagaatgtaCTTAATTGCATAAATTCACTTTGTGGGTTAATGTTGTCCTCAAAAACTAGGGCTTTTGTATGGAAACTAGAAAGTACCCCCTAAAAAATGAGTGGGAAATTCCAAAAGAGAAGCTGCATTCACACCCTGTGGGGAAGGAAGGGAGGACTGAGGAATGTGAAACACAAATGGTGGGGTGGTGGGGTTGTGGGGTGGTGGTGTGGTGGTCTGGACCAGGCTGTTGGCAAATGTTGaggttgatgatgatgatgatggggGAGAAGGTGGAAGACAGTTAATAAGTGGAGCTGGCCAAAAAATGAAGCTTGACTTGAGCCCAGAAGCCAAATGATTCtggaatgaaagtatgaaataGAAGATTAGGATCTATCCCACATGATAACATGGATTTGAGAACCCCACACCCTGGGGCGGGGCCATTTTGTctgaatttttctttctgttttgtCAATTCTTAGCGAGAAACATACgtggttttttgttgttttgtttgtcTCATGTTTTGCGGAATTTTCAGGATTCCATGTGAATTTTTGGACttgtttttttgtgttcttctttcttccatgaaatcaTTGAATTGACGGAGAGGGTTCTAGATTTTTGACTTGATTTTAATGGGATTTGCCCAAATTTCCTGTAATCTCAATTATTTGGGCATCCAAACACAACTCCCTCATCACTTGTCCTATTGAGGATCCTTTCTGTGATTTTAGGGCATTGGTGGATTCCCACACTGTCGTCTGAGCCAATTAATGATATTGTTTCTATTtgtctttatttggaaaatataagaaaaggaATGTGAAATGTCAGTGCATGTTGGTTTTGactggagttttttttttttttttttttcatttttagagaaaacaaaaattaagcttacaaaaaattgagttaaaaaggacaagtaaaaatatcaattttttatattttcaaaattttaataagaataaaaaaaacattttctaaaaaactGAAAACAAATAAGACAATGGAATCATATAAAAGAAATCTTGTCACATTTGCAATTTAAAAGATTCTACAATCAAgatatgtgtatatataattAGAAGCATAATAATGAATGAAAGTTGTCTTTATTTGATGGTCGTATTCAGATATGACTTTCAGTATTAAATTTTTAGGCATCTTTCGTtatcatttgattttatttctaaagttttttattttatagtattGTCGTTATTATGCTTCAAGATTacatatgattttattattctGTTGATGTGGATAATTTATAGAGatgaattattatatattttttattctaaattttttttcttatgaaatttGTGCTAAACATGTTGttacttatttaattattaaaaataaaatatttcatatcatgtatttataataaaatgattGACTAATTTgtaattcttttcattttttttggataaaataaagAGTGTACTTTGTTTGCTTTAATACTTTCTTTGGATGTGGATCACATTCAttcaattttggaaaaaaaatgtcaattccATCAAGTTAGATTCCTTTTCCTTCTTATCTTAGATGTAACTCAATACTGTTATGGCTAATTCATCGTTGATGGATTAGGctattaaagaattttttttcttgattaattTAGTTTGAAGAACGAAAtggaattattattttcaacGGACATATCAAGATAAGCTTTCTGATTTTAGTATTGTCGTTATCATGCTTTGAGATTATATCTGATTTTAATATTCTATGCATAGTTTATAGAGATGAATTATTATATACTTTTGAttataaattccttttttttccttataaattTGTGCTAAACATGTTGttacttatttaattattgaacataaaatatttcatatcatGTATTTACAACaaaatgattgaataatttgtaaTATAGGGGTGCAAATAAGGTCAATTTGGTCggtttttggataaaaaaatgaaCTGAACCAATATAGTCGGTTTTACATGTGATAAAAATCGAACCAACCAAATTTGGAGTTAAAAgaccaaaccaaaccaaactttTTGACAAACAGTATGGAAATATTTTTCACCTATTaggataatatttatttttaagtgaaCATTAGTATTTCAAGATGTGATTAGTCGTATCGTATATAAGATCACAGTTGCATTTAGGTTAATGAAACTATACTCTCAAATGGCTTTCAAAAGTCCAacaagaaaaagtgaagaagattcatccatttttaaaaaaaaatcatagaacattacaagtgattttttattttttttaaatattttttaaataaaaatacatttctaaattttatcaaacttattattattatttttcaaaaacgcTTTTTAGGATAgaagtgttttataaaaaattcgaaatcttaatttttcttcaaaataggCCTATTTTGCTAGCAAACCCTTCTATTGTGAAAAATTAGGTAAAAAATTCGTAGGAATGTGGGTGAAATTTCttgcttctttctttcttattattttatttattttttattttttattgtttttgtttttgtttatgtttttgtttgtcTCATGTTTTGTGCAATGGCAGAATCCCGCGTCAGTATAATTGGATTTGTTTTTGGTGTTCATATTTTCTTTGCTGAAATCATTGAAATGACAAAAAGTTCTAGATTTTTTCCTGGATTTTTCTTAggattttccttcttttttttttttctttttttttcctgtaaTCACATATAGGACAACAGAAATTTCTTGAAATCATCACAAGCACTGTTAAGGATTTTCTctgtgattctaagggattgtTGGAATCTTAAAGTATCCCAActcttttttcagttttttgtctttgtttggATATGGAAATTTGATGGAGAAATacaagaagaggaaaaataaaaataaaggaaaagtgaaaataaaaaaataaaaaaataatttaaattcaataaattattatatattgttttaagctcatttaatttattttaaaattttatataaaaattaaataatttgaaaatatataaatttttaactaatgttatttatatttgattttactttatattttttattataaaattaaatataaaaaattattttcttcaataatcaaacatgaaaaaaataaaaaataaatttaaagtttctTTAGCAAAGATGAGACATCTAATGTCACCAAAACCAAGTACTTTCCTAGCTTAGACAAGATCAAGTCAAATAGAGTTTGAAAATGATTCAATCCAGCCAAATGTGTCAAAGGCTATCCTGTTTATGGGATTTGTAAAGATTTATCCATTCGATGTGATGTTTATGGGATTTGTAAAGATCCATCCATTCAATGTGAGTCCCTCAAATAAgcttatttaattcatttttctcttttttatataaaacttaaataattttaaaatatataaattttaactgTACCATATCAATGAAGGCGTAACAAggttaaaataatgaaattatattttttgattaattttagttGTTCCATTTTTTCATTCCAAAAAGTCCTCGTATACTTACAATCACAAAAGAGTTGTTGGTGATAGACCCCCTTTAAAAGTTGAAAGGAAGATCACGTGATTCAAACTAGTCAATAATATCTTAGAATCTCCTCGTGATCATAGACATTGCCGCTGCTTCATTCCTTCGGGAACCTGCCTACGTCCAACTCACCTCTACAGAGATCTTCCGACGGTCAAACTTGGTTCAGATTCAGACTCCCCCAGTGAAAACCCAAACAAAGCCTGTCCTTACCACCCATGAAGtccaatttgaaagaaaaaggaaacgtATGATCCAGGTAAAAACCAGTGCCATAGAGAAAATGAGGCATTTGATACCATGATCTCACTTTAGTGGAAAATGCAATTTCCTTTGCATGAATGCATACCAACTTGTAGAATAAGAAAATGGTATggttaaatttgaaaaaagagaaCTCACCGTGGTGGTTGTCACTTTCCACTCTGGTACAAGTGACTTTTCCTAAAAGGATCCTAGAGAATATTATTCTGTGGCCACAGCTGGTATACACAATGTACTTGGAAAAAGCCTCGAGGATTTCCTTCACCAGCTCTGGATTTGGTTCATGCAAACAAACCAGAAAAAACCACACTCTTGCCTCTATACGACAACGTCCATTACTTTTCTAAGCATACATTTCAAAAAGATAGTACCATTTTTGCAATGAAAGATGTGGAAGAACGGGAAAAAGGATTGGCACTTGGGGGGCATCCCATTCTGGTAAACCTTGGCGAGTGGTCAAGCAGCCATTATGTTGAAAACGTAGTAAGTTTGGTGAGTCACTCCAACTGGAACACGGCATGCTCCGTTTTCTTGACATGCCAAAATTCCAGAATCAGGCGGCTGCCACCTTTCTCCCATCTTCAATGAAGAAAATTGCAGTTTCGGGGAcctgagaaaatgagagaaaatgctTTAACTTATGCAGCCTGATGGCATGTTCATTTTTTGTGTGATAAAAAGATATCTATAAATTAATCTACAATATAAAAGGATGGTTGAGAGCACAAAGATCACTCCTCTACCAAAATATCAAGAACAAGCCAACCATAGAGAAAGCTCTCTCGTTCACCAAGAATTGAATGATCCATTTATGAGAACCATGGTTAACAATACACCTCTTGCAGATAAGGGTCTCAAATTCCAGTTTCAACCTAATACTCAACCTTGAAACAGAATCCTAGacattcaatttattttttttatttttttgtgccTTGAAAACTTAGAATGtctttgacagtgattttaaaaatcgtttctaatctttttaacatttgaatgataaagagaattttcaaaactttcaagaAGCCATCATTGGCGTTCTTAGTCCAAGTTACTGAAGTTAAATCCAATTTGTACACTGACAAAGTTCAGTAGTCAAAAGTTTGAATTCATGATAAGAGATGTATGCAGACACATAGAAGTTCGAAACTGAAACATCAATATGTTTCGATATCTGGACttcagggttttttttttcttttttttttttttgataaatgagcacaaaatatattaaaaaagggcGGAAAGCcacaaagtatacagggagtatacaaagcAGCCAAAAAGCAAAAAACGCATAAACAGAACAACTTCACCAACCCTTAAGGAGCCACTAACCGCTCCAAGAAGCCTAAAaccgaagaggactcctcttccatatacaccctaacccaactccacaaattacatacaaaagaattcttgAGTGTCTGAATAGCTAAAGAACCCCCTCTAAAAGCTAACATATTTCTTTcattccaaaccgtccaaaaaatacacaacgggatggaattccaaatctttttcctttttttccccacaaaagggcccgTCCAACAAAATAACACCTCTTTGACTGTCTTTGGGAACACCCACTGAGCCCCAAGCAAGGGAAGGACGATCTCTCTGAGGACCCTGaccactgtacagtgtaaaagaatgtgatttacattttcctcttcacaaccacacaaataACAATGATTAGGGAGCTGTCACCCTCGTTTTTTAAGTCTATCCAACGTGAGGATTTTTTTCCCAAATggcctcccacgcaaagaaagCAACTTTGGTTGGAACCTTATCCATCCAAATGCTCTTTTTCGGAAAGACGAGGGGATTGGGAGCAGCCAGCAAATTATAAGCATCCTGAATCCGAAAAATATCAAGACCCCCTCTTTTCCATAACACTGAGTCCTCTTCTGAAGAAATCCTGAAGTCCCTTAGCAAAAGAAGTAACTCTTCTATTAAATCCAGTTCCCAATCATTAGAATCTCTAGACAATTTGAGATTCCACCTTCCTTGACCAAGGCTTGAATCCCACACTTCATTGACCGTTGCGTTTCTAAAGACCGCCATGGCATAAAGCTGGGGAAAATTTTGGGACAGCGCTGCGTTGCCGCACCAATGGTCAATCTAGAACTTGACCTTAGTCCCCCTCCCCACCTTGAACTcaatgttatcccaacaccaactTGCCTCCTTCaggatctccttccaaacccccactccaaaAATACCACGAGCTTCATTAGTTCTCCAACCACATCCCTCTTGGCCATACTTCACCCCGATCACCTTTTTCCAAAATAGATCTTTTTCAAAGGCAAATCTCCATATCCACTTACCCAACAATGCCTTGTTCAATAAAACAATCTTCCGAATGCCAAGACCccccttctccttttgagtgcacaccacctcccaattgattaagtggattttccttttcaggcttccccctccccaaagaaaatctctttataatttttcaagCTTTTTTACCACTAACTTGGGCATTCGAAAAAGGGACAATTGGTAGATGGGAATGCTGGCCAATGTACTTTTAATGAGGGTAATTCTCCCGCCCTTAGACAAGTAATGCCTTTTCCAAAGATCTagtcttctcctcattctttcCTCCATCCCATCCCACATAGACAAGGCCTTGTGATGggctccaaggggcagccccaaatacttaatagaaaaatcCCCCACTCTGCACCCTAACTCAACAGCCATATCCTCAATATCTTCAACCTCCCCAACAGGAATTAATTCACTCTTAGCCAGATTAATCCTAAGACTAGAAGCCGCCTCAAACCACGCCAAAATCCAGCCAAGATGAGTTAGATGCTCCTTCCTTGCTTCGCAGAATCAGGGTTAATATGCAATAACTAGTTCAAAAGTTGAATCAGCTAAAGAAAAGATTGACTCCTCAAGATCCTCacaagaacaaagaaatatttACTAGGAAACAAGTTTCCCAACGTAGTATTCAGCTTAACAAAAAGCAAAATCAAGGTTTTGAAGTATTAGCAAGTCAAGTAAATTAATGGGGCACCTTCTGTGACTTACATTATTCACTAACAAAGAAAACGTCCAACAGCGCATCACTACTCCTTCAACTTTCCAAATGAAAAAGGAAGCTGACCTTTACATTATATAAGCATGAAATGGTTgattcaaaacaatttcaatagAATGTTGTCTGCATAGAGGAATAGTGAAGGACAAGCAGAACATGCGGACAATAgcagaaaaaattcaaagaacaaCGTTTTCTTTTTTTGCCTGAATTTCATGCTTCTATTTTTGTTTGATGAGATGTTTTCTCCAATATTGTACTGTCAATATGCTCTTAAGCCAGGAGATTTTACTTTAAAAAGTTTTGGGCTGGAGAATGACAACATGGTGCTACTTAAGCAGCTACATATCCTTACTTTCTAGAACATTTTGACAACACCTGGAGCTTAATCAAAGTTATAACCTGTCTAGTGATGAGTAGTTAAAAACTAGTTTGAATCATTAAGTAAAGTGAGAGAATAACCAAAGAAACACACAACACATATGAAAAGGAAATGATAAGAATAAATTACATCAGGCCATGTTTCTGTAATAAACTCCACAATGTCATAGGCTATGTCTCCTTGGACATCAATTTGCTCCTTCTCAGTTGGACCCTAAAACAAATCatccaaaaaattataataagatATGGCATGCATAAGGAAGATCAAGTTTTGTACTACTTAGAAATCATTCACACCTTGACAACAGATGCTCCTGTAGCGAACTTTTTCCCAAGCTTCTTTGAAGCATCACTAAGTTTAATACCTGCAATTTAACTCACAAGCCAAGTtactaacaaaaatatcaacaatAATAATTAACTAAACAATATTGGAACATAAGATTCAAAGCAGCATATTGCTCACCAAAGAGTTCCAGCCCCTTCACAGTGGTGATACATTTTCGCTTATTACGTACAATCTTCTCAATAACAACTTCTTGCTTCTCCTGCAAATCAAAATCCAATGCCAAATTCAGTTATATTTATACTCAGAAAAAAGATCCAAACAAGTGAGTATTGGAAACTGAAGAAACAATATGCCTGCCTGCAATAACACAAAAGAAATAGAATCACATAATTCACATTAATACTCCTTTCCTTTCAAGACACAGCTATGAATGCAATCTAAGTTGCTTTATGATGTGGTCCACAGATAGGTTGCCGACTGTGAAGCACAAGCATCAAGAAGGGTACAACATGACAAGGACACACCAATGcagaaatttagaaaaaatttagcTGTCAAAAGGAATGCAAGGATACTAGATTCATGCTAATGACATAATTCAAGGATAATGAAACAGGTAAACccaacaaaatatcaaaaaactaGTAATAGAAGTTCTTGGACGCTTTTTTGACATCAAAACGCCTAGTAGTAAAGGAGTGGCAGAATTCTTATGCATTAGCTACCATTCCTGATTCAACACTACTTGACCACAGTTGTCCTTGCTCGCTCACATTTAAGCTTATCCAAAGCTCTTACTACAAGATCAGAACTATTATATCATCTCCTTCCAACTTTGGCTAGGGAAAATTCATTGCCATTAGTCAGTTTTTAAGCCAAGGTTTCACAATAGAAATATCAGCAGTCAATACACAAAACAATGTAATCTGTCCAGAGCTCTTACTTTCCTTTTTATCTTCCCACCAGGAAGACGTTTTACTTCTTCTTGCTTAGATGCTGAAGCACCACCTGCACCCacaataaatagataaataagtcaGTTGTGCTCTAAACAgtgacaaaaatataaaataaggtaCAAATATAAGATACAATAATAGTacattaataatataacatatacttTGTCCAAATTTTGACTTTTTAGTTTCCAGACACAATAGTCAAAGTAATAGCAACAAACCCAGCttcatcaaatataaaaatagagtGTAGAGACAATTTTTAACTCCCATTAAAATAACACAAAAGAAATGGGTGATATAATGAATGGAAATATGCTTATCATCATAAAACAGAGCTTCTACAAAGATATGATTCAAGaagcaacaaaaaaaatggatgtGTTACCACAGAATATTGCACCCCAAATCAAGATAGAAAGACATAAAATTTTAGATTACATTATATCAAAAGTGGAAAAAGAGAGCACAAATAGACATCAATGAACCAAAAGCTCCAATTATGAGACCAAAATTATCGCTATTGTTTTCATAATCAAAAGCACATTTTAGTACACATATTAGACAACACAAAATGCCTTGTAGAGTTTATTGGAGTTTACAAATTTTCAGCAGCGTTTAACTAAATGAAGATTCATATCTCAAGCTAAAAAGCACCTAGATTCTAGATTTCCACTTAAATGGAAATATGGAATCATTAATGATTTAAGAAAGATGTTACCTATGAAGAAACAATTGAAGAATGATAcacttcaataaaaaaataaatccctACTAAGAACTATGGAATTCTTTTTTCTAGAGGAGCTTGAAAGGTATCAACCGGAAAGTCAAAATCATAGAATGGTGGTACTTTTCGCAACACAATCTAATTGACTAGGAACATCAAGTGGCGGGTCCTCAACTACAACCATGTGTCACATTTCCTGATAGCCATGCTTCATGCTTATAG
Above is a window of Vitis vinifera cultivar Pinot Noir 40024 chromosome 11, ASM3070453v1 DNA encoding:
- the LOC100252472 gene encoding translation machinery-associated protein 22 isoform X1, with the translated sequence MAEKPQPVRVLYCQVCSLPAEYCEFGSDFEKCKPWLIQNAPDLYPDLLKEADSKEADKVAQQLQSTALSSGSADGSAPSGGASASKQEEVKRLPGGKIKRKEKQEVVIEKIVRNKRKCITTVKGLELFGIKLSDASKKLGKKFATGASVVKGPTEKEQIDVQGDIAYDIVEFITETWPDVIYSYHFLFICVVCFFGYSLTLLNDSN
- the LOC100252472 gene encoding translation machinery-associated protein 22 isoform X2 codes for the protein MAEKPQPVRVLYCQVCSLPAEYCEFGSDFEKCKPWLIQNAPDLYPDLLKEADSKEADKVAQQLQSTALSSGSADGSAPSGGASASKQEEVKRLPGGKIKRKEKQEVVIEKIVRNKRKCITTVKGLELFGIKLSDASKKLGKKFATGASVVKGPTEKEQIDVQGDIAYDIVEFITETWPDVPETAIFFIEDGRKVAAA